One region of Salvelinus namaycush isolate Seneca chromosome 3, SaNama_1.0, whole genome shotgun sequence genomic DNA includes:
- the LOC120044985 gene encoding dual specificity protein phosphatase 4-like: protein MEENMVIMDELCEMDCNVLKRLLKDDSAKCLVLDCRSFLAFSAGHIRSAVNIRCNTIVRRRAKGSVSLDQILSSDEEVKARLKSGMYSAVILYDERTPDIDTVKDDSTITLVLNAVYRDTFGTEIFLLKGGYDRFFTEYPEFCLKTKTLSSFSTQSSLDSCSSCGTPQTSQHDQAGPVEILPFLYLGSAFHASKKDMLDGMGISALLNVSSNCPNHFEGVYQYKCIPVEDNHKEDISSWFIEAIEFIDSVKDSNRRVLVHCQAGISRSATICLAYLMKKKRVRLDEAFEFVKQRRSIISPNFSFMGQLLQFESQVLATSCAVEAASPSAASLGPKSSSSPTSPFIFSFPVSVVAHGQPSSLAYLQSPITTSPSC, encoded by the exons ATGGAGGAAAATATGGTTATTATGGATGAACTTTGCGAAATGGATTGCAACGTTTTGAAAAGGTTGTTGAAGGACGACAGTGCGAAATGCCTGGTGCTGGACTGCCGATCATTTTTGGCGTTTAGCGCTGGACACATCCGGAGCGCAGTGAATATTCGCTGTAACACCATTGTGAGAAGGCGAGCGAAGGGCTCCGTGAGTTTAGACCAGATTCTATCGAGTGATGAAGAGGTCAAAGCCCGGCTGAAATCAGGAATGTACTCCGCTGTGATCCTCTACGACGAGAGGACGCCCGACATAGACACTGTTAAAGACGATAGCACAATCACTCTGGTGCTAAATGCAGTGTACAGAGACACATTTGGAACTGAAATATTTCTACTAAAAG GGGGCTACGACAGATTTTTTACGGAGTATCCCGAGTTCTGTTTGAAGACCAAAACGTTATCCTCGTTCTCTACCCAGTCCAGTTTGGACTCGTGTTCTTCCTGTGGAACTCCACAGACGTCCCAACATGACCAG GCTGGTCCAGTGGAGATTCTTCCCTTCCTGTACCTTGGCAGTGCCTTCCACGCCTCCAAAAAGGACATGCTGGACGGCATGGGCATCTCAGCCTTACTCAACGTGTCCTCTAACTGTCCCAACCACTTCGAGGGGGTCTACCAGTACAAGTGCATTCCTGTGGAGGACAACCACAAAGAGGACATCAGCTCCTGGTTCATAGAAGCCATTGAGTTTATCG aCTCTGTGAAAGACTCTAACAGACGTGTGCTGGTGCACTGCCAGGCGGGCATCTCTCGCTCTGCCACCATCTGCCTGGCATACCTGATGAAGAAGAAGCGTGTTCGGCTGGACGAAGCCTTTGAGTTCGTCAAGCAGCGCCGCAGTATCATCTCCCCCAATTTCAGCTTCATGGGTCAGCTGCTGCAGTTCGAGTCCCAGGTGCTGGCCACATCGTGCGCGGTGGAGGCTGCCAGCCCCTCGGCAGCCAGCCTGGGCCCCAAGTCTTCCTCCAGCCCTACGTCGCCCTTCATCTTTAGCTTTCCCGTCTCCGTGGTAGCGCATGGCCAGCCCAGCAGCCTGGCCTACCTGCAGAGTCCAATCACAACCTCACCCAGCTGCTGA